Within Porites lutea chromosome 2, jaPorLute2.1, whole genome shotgun sequence, the genomic segment tttctctgtttctgtCATTTTGTAAATCGGCTACATCCTTCAGCCAGTATTTAGGAGCCAAAAAATTGGTGCATAATGATTTTAAAATGCGTGAGTCTAAACCACCCTTTATAAATCAACAATGCGCGATGCAGAGTATGTCCGCGGCTACACGAGCCGGCATTTACATCAACGCATTGATGAACACCATCACTCGCCAATCGGGAGGCATTTAAAGAATGTCCACGGCCCGCTGAAAAAACCATAGGCGACTTGAGTAGCAACTTTTTCGTGCTCAAGAAGTGCAGGAAAATTAGATTGCCTGATTTACGAAATGCTGTTTATTGAGGAGAAGAAACTAAGCCTAAACACACAATCAGACTCCATCCGGGCAAAACTGTTTGTTTAAcatgttttcacttttttcatttACACGTGCAAACattgttacttttgttttttattttgtcactttAAACCGTAAGTCAGTTTTTAGTTTTATCTTTGTCACATTTTTAAGTATTTAACACAATTTAACTTGATTCGTCTAAGACAGTAttaacaagaataaaaaaaccTTCATTTGCTCGATTTTAAATGCGATTGTAGCCTGCGAAACGCAGACGTATCTgtggtcgtcgcttctctccctccgaaaaataacgtctgcgaacatgagcgacaaaacgatttccctgacgtaaaaccttttgttttgacgTTCGCCAgtcagatcaaaggatagagTGCAGCTCGAGTGACTCATCGCGACGTCGCGCGCCGGCGTGTCTTGGATTCTGATGAGAATTCATACGAtttggaacgtgaatttcacaactataacgaggtttcctgcgacgttgaatgcTGACTTCTTTGTGAAGCAACGACTTCCTAAGGTATGTATGTGATGAAGGTCTTTGTTTTCGCTTTATAAAAAACGTCAGTACGTGACATAACAAAATCTGGACAAAATAATCCCTACAGTGAAAGGAAAATAACATAGCTTAATAAAATCTCGCTCAGACCCGcgatttatttcaatttaaccagcgcCGACAAAAGGTGGTGAATTGATTGTACAGACACATGCTTGACTGATTCAGAGTCTGACAATCGCTCGTAAATATTTCAGAATCCTACAAGTATCTCCACAAAGCAATtatctgaaatattataaacctgggccggacccagcgtgaaataaatatttacagCGGTGAATTGATCATAGTCAAGATGACATTTCAGCTTCGACGCTTCGACTCATCTTATAAAAAACTATGGAAATTAAATCCTAGAAAAGAACatatatttaaagaaatataagaacaaatacaaaatgctttcgatctgatcaaagttctGTCTGAACCAAGAAGCAATCAAGCATTggaaatcaattaccacatgtcctagctttcaaagataaaggatactaaaaaatatctaaagcgGCACCTGACATACTATCGAAGAGTTCTCCAAAGCGTACTTTCCTGCGAGGAACCAGAAAGGAACTtacagaagcaacaaacggcatgatgcgtctactgtcattaggacatttatcgtttcgaatatgatcaaaacgACAAGGAGTGATAACTCAGTGACTCCGTAGGCAAATAGATGAAAAAATGTCccctattattttatttaatatgaATCCTCTTGGTGTTTATTTCATCAATCAGTCCCACGATCCGTAAACGTGTCGTTCTGAGGAAAAAACGACGTCTGTGGTTCCCAGTGTAGAAAAAGGgctactgtacatgtacacatGTTATAGCCTGCGAGAACATCCGGTTTTTCCCTCTCTAGTTTGATGGTTTCACATAAGAATACACAATAGACAAAGCCAGGGCTCCTGACAAAGCCTGAAATACTACAGacttttcaaaaccagttggaAGATTCACGAAAACATCGCTCTTTCATTCAACGACAAGCCGCAAGGCTTCCTCTTGATGCTAATTGAGTCTTTCGAACTCGAAAACTTCCCATTCTTTCCTGTGCATCTTCCACCACATTTTTCCACGCGTTTGCGGGAGATCCACGCTACTTCTTCGAATATGCAAGGTGAATTGTGATTGGTTTCTAACAGCTGACGTCACGGAAATTTATTCTCTGCTCGGTTTCGCAGACAGTTTTTCTCGGCGAGTGAAACTAAAGCCGAAACTgaaccggatgctctcgcagaCAAAATTTAGGGTTTGAACGGCAGCTTTTTTTTCCCAGGTTTTTTAGACAAGAAGCTATGTATAGCGCAATATATTCTAAAAGTTGTTCTTAAGTGGAGGTGTGTTCGCGTttcataatttttaattaaatggTAAAGGCAAATTTTGTCATGGTTTATATTagagaaaaattttaacaaatgacGTCCTTCAAATGCGACAAAAGTTCTTAAACTCTCTGTGCATGCGCTATTCAATTTGCGATTTTCACTGGTTGCActccattcgccactttagtGACGATAAGGGGACTGGtgccgaaatgcgtcccgcgATTGTTGCCGGGATCGTTTCGTTCCTTCACTGACCCATTATTTCTCTCGTCATCACCCAAGGCAGGTCCAAAAATATTTCTGCTATTCGACACAAATATTTGAATAAAGAATAATGTGGGTTAATTGTCTTTCTCTTGTATTTATGGAAatatacaaagtttgttttacTCTGGTCCCCGTAACATTGACTGTATTTAAATAGAGATGAATTCGCTAAGGCTTATACAAAGATCGAGAAGGTAAAACCCAACATCTATTACTGAACAAGAGTTTTTGCAAACGAATAGTGGAAGGAGGAGATGGAAACTTGCTTGCCTCATCAAAGGCCTACCAGATGTTGGTTTTTTGGTTTCTAAGAGGCTTGATCCGGAGTTAGGCGTACCATGCCTCGAACTAACTGAAAACGAAGTCAGAAACCTTGATACTTAATCAGATATGCAGTCACCTACACAGTGAAACATTCTCCAAATCCGGAAAAGAAAGAACCTCAGGAAAAGAGGTTTGAATGCAATGGTTTTCTGGAAGAATGGGTGACTCACGTAACTGGAGAATTCCAGCACATTCGAAATAGTATTGTTGAGGGCCGTGGCGACGAGTCTCAGTTGATTGCTGACGTCATAACGTGCACGAATGACAACTTAAAAAGAACCGCTCGTGATCTGGTCAAGATCAAAGATTACAAGCTAAAAGCGAAATACTTCCAAGTTTGTGACCTTCAGGGATTCTTCCTAAAGAAAGGAGGTTTTAAAGTGAATGATGTTCCCGCTATCAAGCAACTTGTTTGTAGAGAAAGTTGTGAAGGAAGCGGCCATGACCAAGAGCCCACAACAGAAGAAGTTCTTAATGCTTTAATTGAACCCGATGATTAAGGAATTCATTGAAAGGGCATGATCTCGAGCTCAAGAAGTTAAGGACCTAAATTCTCCTTTAAACAAGTTGATATTCATGTTCAAAACACTGACATGAGTGAAGTAATTGTTTAAGTCAATTTGAAAGCATAACCTCGTAAACATTACGAAATAAACAGGGTCTACAAGAGATAAACCTTTTGTTGCGAGAGTGTTCAGTACCATGGTAACGGTTTTTCCCCAATTAAAAGTTTGAAACTGGAAAATAATGACAACGTTATTTTATGTCATAGATCCCTGTAGTCTCCGGCGGATACGAAAAACTAAAACTTAAAATATGATCCACTGAAAAAACGATTTTAACATTCCCCAATCAGATGGTATAGTGGTCAATTTCTACGTAATTTCACCAGTTTTCTGCCTGGATTTTAGACAACCTTCTTCTCGATTGCCCTAAATCTGCACTTTAACCTCGTTTAGTTTTGCTCCCTCTGTTTTGCATTTCTCTTAattcgctttgaaacagaagaTAATTGCTTAGAACAGTAACACCAGTGGCTTCTATTGTTCGATCTCATACCGTGGGGCACTGGGTAGTCGCGTCCTTGTATAACAATACGGAGCACTGTTTAAGAACAAACGACACTTAATcatagtcaacagttaccggcacggtacaaacgacttattgacgtaATCAAGCAAAATTAACTTCaagagaacgactggacaacCGACAATTAGACTGttaaactgtgacaatagaGGGATCGAAACGCGCCAATGACATTGCGAGTCTTCATAGCCTacatcatggcttaactgacagacgactaACTCACCTTGACtcctgaagatgactaccgcacaggttgtcgaaacgtcagaaACTGTACATGTCAACAACAACGACAGTCCTATTcagactacgttcacccggacgatcatacttaACCTACTTAtgaacattgtttttgttattcaaaaaATCTAACGGGTGAAACAAGGTTGGCACATTAATATCAATGGTTGACGTCAGCGTGAGTATCACTACAACGTTAACGGGATAATGGAGCTTATAAGCAGAGGCCTTTTTGGATCATTTtacctttctgggaaactgcccacctaccccttccctaagccgaCATTAACACTTACTGGTCACTTACTTAGGACAAAATGtcggcttaggggaggggtaggtgggcagtttcccagaaaggtaAAATGATCcgcgtttttgagcgacacacgttaatcggaagtgaggccttctctctttttacagtcaactccctttatagtgGACACTTTTGGGACtcaagttagtgtcctcatcagcgagagtccgtaatagtaGGAGTTTATTgcagtcaaacatctgtaatttgtttttgcttgggATTTGGCTGCTCTCAGTTTTAtcgaggtgtccgcaaggcgataATTGACTTTATATGCCTTGACACTATTAAATTTGTCTTGCTAAGTGTCTTACAATTACAGAGACGATTTTTCCTAAAgtttgggcaaaaccactgaTCAAGTATGCAAAAGGTGCACTTTTAGTTGACcttcgtcgctcaaaaacgtcatTCCTTAATTAAGCTGCCTATTATCAATTTTAAATCAAATGCTCCAAAATTTAATTTGCCGGACAAGCGCCCGGCAATGATGCACTctcaggccccgtccacacgaagacgattgtaaacgcaaacgctagtaaacgcatatttttatctccgtccacacgaaaacgatcatcgtttacgtagcgttttaacccgtccacacgaaaacgctcgtAAACGCATAAAACGATGTCATACACCGAACGCGCATGGTctcaggccccgtccacacgaagacgattgtaaacacaaacgctagtaaacgcatatttttatctccgtccacacgaaaacgatcatcgtttacgtagcgttttaacccgtccacacgaaaacgctcgtAAACGCATAAAACGATGTCATACACCGACCGCGCATGCGCTATCGATTTGAGCCTGCAATCTTTGCTTCAGCGCCTTGTTATCAAGTGTTAGCGTCCATGTTGTCAAGTCACCACGTGCGTTTGTTGTGATCGAGAGAGAAGAAAAATGTCGATAACAATCTTGAGAGGTTTAGTCttctttttttgtagttttcctgtatatcgatcattgcatgattcaattgaatgctcgcaattatgcttgaaataagcgcaagcatgacacagctcaacactcgtgtgtacgccatcttggaaacgcactcgataaaagagactggcgctgacatctgacgtcagcgttttcacagcgtttacgaaaatatacgtttacggccgtccacacgaagacgcgtaaacggcgttttcaaatttatccactttggagagcgttttcgaatttatgcgtttacggtgagcgttttcatcgtcttcgtgtggacggaaggcctaaacgcataaaaaagtttgcgtttactagcgtttgcgtttacaatcgtcttcgtgtggacggggccttaatGACTAAGTGGGTACTTAGTCATTAAGAGCGCATCAAGCCTTACAAAATCCTCATATTTGGTCAAATaaggccaattttggaccaattTTGAACAAGGCATAGGTAGATATAGCCATTTGAAAAGTTGAAAATGTATGGAATGGATTGCCAGGTGCTTGTCCGGCAAATTAAATTTTGGAGcgtttgatttaaaattttgtaaagcTTAACGTGCTTAGTGTCTTAACTTGTGCCCTAGTATTTTTGCATAGAAAgaggccctgggaacgaggttgtcacTTTCTGACTATTCGAGTCTTGTGTAGTTGGTAACTGCCCATATCATTACCGAGTCGTACTTAGTTCGTTACAGTATGAAATAAGACCATTTCGTCTGTACTTTTTTTCCGGTTATGCCAACTCttcttcaataatttttttaaatgaaagatCATATCCGGACGTTCATcttaaacaaaacatcaaaatttgagaaaaaaaggcGACCAGACGGTATATCCGCTAAATCTTAAGAAATAGCTAATGTATAAGTTTTAATCTTTCGTTGCCGATGCTGTAGTCGCAACTTCTTCTTTCTTATTGGTTAATTTTTCCATCCAAATTTTTCCAAGCGGCAGCCGGCTTCTTTTACCCTCCAGCTGCTGTAAATATGATTAAGCATCTAATATTGCAATCAGTAATTCATGggaattgtttgtttttgtcatctTCAAGCCAATACTTGAGAATTACAAGGTAAGGGAAATATGTGCTTAAAGTGCCAGCAaaccaacaatcattatttatGAGTCTCTCTAATAAAAAGAACGTTGGTAGGCGTAGGTTCCATAAAACAGCAAAATATTAAGTAGAGGGACAGGATGGTGctattaaaggtttttttttttttttttttttttttttttttttttttatctccgAGGCGTTTTCAACCGCCCGGACTTTATAATTTCCCCTCAAAGATGAAAGAGGGAGAGTGAAAGGCTAAGgatatttttcataaattctTGCAATTAATTAAGGATCTATTGAAAGGGAAAATTTCACCTGGCAGATGTGCAAACGTTAAGTTCGTATACTCATTGACTTACCACGAAGTGTTTGTACAGCTACGTTTAACATGTaaattaatataatatataagAAAAGCCCTAAAGCGGCTATGTTCAGAAGATTTACATCATGTACCTTCTTATTGTGTTGGCTGTTCTTGCCGCGCAAGCATTCACCTTTGGTGACGATGATTTCACCATGGCTTTGGTAGGAaggttttgtttgttattttaaatGTTATGGTTTTATTCTTTCTGATGGCTTGTATttcaaaaacattaactgaccTGCAGAATCACATTGATTTCATAGTCTGAGAATACAGTCGACGTTTCCTGACGCCTTTACTGTCGGGTTTCCTCGCGAAATGACGACCACCGTCTGAGAAACGAACGCAGAAATTTTCACACTGATGACGCgccactacccagatctgggtagtgacatgtAGTAACTTCATCAGTAcggaatttttctttctcagacgtcatttcgcgtgGAAACCAGTGGAGACGTCGCaaaatgtcgactgttttctcaggatATCACTTTCAGAATCAGCCGGCCGGCATTCATAAGAGTCCCGATTCCCTTAACCTTTTAAGcgctaagagtgatcagcatgaaatttctccttataatatcaatgctCTAGAAAAAATAGTGGTCATGAGAATCGAGAACACGATAAGTGAAGATAAGTCTATAAGTCTAATTGATAATTCAATAAATTCTCCCattacttctattgaaaaagtatagggacagtaaatgagaatctcaGTTTTAatattagggtttaaaaggTTAACGCTTACGTGCGCCTTATCCGCCtaaataccgtaaactgccgccgCATTTATAAGCCTCCAcccccagttataggcccataCATCCGATTGTAAGCCCACTCGAATATGTCACCCACCCACACCCGCCTGCTCTGAATCGATATATTGTGACGTTTTGAAGTTCAATTAAAAACTTGTAAttacaaaaagtattttgatcagcagtGCTCTAGATAGTTTCGAAGCTAACCGCTTTTTCTATTCTTGTTATAAACCCCTTCAGATGTAAACCCTCCGTTTTTAAGCCGTCCTAAAATCCTTGTCTAGCATGTATAAGGCAAAGGTTTACGTCATCGTGTCTTGGATGCTACAAAAGTTTAACTATTGTGAGGGGGGAGTGGGTAAATTGGGGCGTTGCAGTCCTTCAACTGCCGTGGAATTATCGATATTACTAATTAAATCGGTTTTTCTTTCGTCAGAATTTCTTGAAGAAGTATCAATACATGTCTTCGACACGTTCTGGAAATTACATGAATTCAGCTTTAAAAAAGTTCCAACAATTTACTGGTTTGCATGCTACTGGTATTCTGGATAAGCCCACTATCGAACAAATGAAGAAACCTCGTTGTGGAATGCCAGATTTTAGAGGCCGCGTCAAACGTTTTGCTGCCAATTCCAAATGGAGTAAAACACATCTGACTTACTTTGTGAGGAAATATGGTTCTGATTTAAAGAGATCAACTCAAGACAAAATATTTGCTAAAGCCCTGAAGCTCTGGTCCGATGTATCGGGGTTGTCTTTCTCTAAAGCGAGAAATGGACTCTCTGCCGACATAAAGATAAGGTAAAATTTAACATCTTTTACCCTCTGAGTTTTCATTGGAAGTTAAAGAGAATGTAAGActaacatatagatttagctagaggtaaaagcgaagctcccgtcaCAGTCGTGGTTTACTTCAAACAGTAAACTTGAAACTATTGAGAAGAATCCACAGATCTATACCAGGAGCTCATAACCCgaagcgagcaacttccatgtgCTCCTGGCACGGCGTTTTCACTGACCAGTTTATTTTCAGAACGGTTTTGgtgcgaattttgaatatcttttaaactCCGcaaatttttgccttttaataacatttagttttccctttttatatcttatacttcgaatgcgctcatagacatggtggagattctattttcgtgggaaaaagtgccctaaaatgtgtctgaaaataaactggtccgtaaagacgccgtgacataggcctaggaTGGGAGTTGTTGCTCGCttcgggttatgggctcctgtttatACTTAACTTAGAGGAGGCCCATGTGACGTTGGAGGGAGAGGCTCAACAGACAAGGAACAATTGCTGCTGAAAAAAtggaacttgagcctgcaatcaattAAAAGGTTATAGATGGTCAGCGAAAAACCGTAATAAAAGACGTGGTCTCGATTAGTTGAAACCTGGGACCACGATAAGGTCATGTGATACTAGTCAGCGGATATCGTGACAGGTGTCAGTGTCAACTGACCATAAAATCTACGTCTATCAACAAGTTCTAACACAGATTGGTCAGAATGCAGGCTCCCACACAAGCTAAAAAGCTCACTTTGTTGCGAATGGACAGGCGGACGTGCGGTCACGTGACCACCAAAAATTTCTTACCCATGGCGCACCGATGCGCGCTTTGGGGCCCTcaagagctccgctaaaaacaacccaattttaattaaaaatttcattgaTTGAACGACAGGCGAACGCAGACTCCAGGCCTGAAACGT encodes:
- the LOC140925594 gene encoding matrilysin-like translates to METKKPILENYKNFLKKYQYMSSTRSGNYMNSALKKFQQFTGLHATGILDKPTIEQMKKPRCGMPDFRGRVKRFAANSKWSKTHLTYFVRKYGSDLKRSTQDKIFAKALKLWSDVSGLSFSKARNGLSADIKISFGNRNHPGGDGKRCPDRFDGPGGQLAHAFMPEDGRAHFDEAETFSHNSPRGTNLLWTATHEFGHLLGLDHSSDRDTIMYPYYPDFYHPNLSLEPDDIAGIQSLYGRKI